A single region of the Polyangiaceae bacterium genome encodes:
- a CDS encoding DUF4266 domain-containing protein, producing the protein MSTAVPHLAWRSLTFVVVVAALSALSGCVTVRPEQRSYLADPTMQFDEDSEEEAALQHVLDNREGSYGGGSVEGGGCGCN; encoded by the coding sequence ATGAGCACAGCCGTTCCGCATCTCGCTTGGCGCTCCCTCACGTTCGTCGTGGTGGTCGCCGCCCTCTCGGCGCTCTCGGGCTGCGTCACCGTGCGCCCGGAGCAGCGCAGCTACCTGGCGGATCCCACCATGCAGTTCGACGAGGACAGCGAGGAAGAGGCGGCGCTGCAGCACGTGCTCGACAACCGCGAAGGCTCCTACGGGGGTGGCAGCGTGGAAGGCGGAGGCTGCGGCTGCAACTGA
- a CDS encoding SH3 domain-containing protein, producing MRLLASLTVAVALLTAPAVARAADSEEDIDAFARVVVGETALRSGPGVGHRVIYRAHRGETFLIEGREGTGFWLKVVLPDGREGWVLGDTVEPVGAGEDAPEGASKPGFFAPPALQEAHGGFALMAGLFDGSGYVELRPAFVLAPAIAIEPYAGLALLDDGKRFIYGLGGTLNLAPDWAIAPFLHIGAGGLREIPNDEFVRPTLDFFHARAGGGLLVSLRWRILLRIEANNTVIFTEDSYDNVQTYYGGLGTYF from the coding sequence ATGAGGCTCCTCGCTTCGCTCACTGTGGCCGTCGCGCTCCTCACCGCTCCCGCCGTCGCTCGTGCGGCGGACAGCGAAGAGGACATCGACGCCTTTGCCCGCGTGGTGGTCGGCGAGACCGCGCTGCGCTCGGGCCCCGGCGTGGGGCACCGGGTGATCTACCGCGCGCACCGCGGCGAGACGTTCTTGATCGAAGGCCGCGAGGGAACCGGGTTCTGGCTCAAGGTCGTGCTCCCCGACGGCCGCGAAGGTTGGGTGCTGGGAGACACCGTGGAACCCGTCGGCGCCGGGGAAGACGCTCCCGAGGGCGCGTCCAAGCCTGGCTTCTTCGCGCCGCCGGCGCTTCAGGAAGCGCACGGCGGCTTCGCGTTGATGGCGGGGCTCTTCGATGGCAGCGGCTACGTGGAGCTGCGACCTGCGTTCGTGCTGGCGCCGGCGATCGCCATCGAGCCCTACGCGGGCCTCGCGCTGCTCGATGACGGCAAGCGTTTCATCTACGGCCTGGGGGGGACGCTCAACCTGGCTCCGGATTGGGCCATCGCCCCCTTCTTGCACATCGGCGCGGGCGGGCTGCGGGAGATCCCCAACGACGAGTTCGTACGGCCGACGCTGGACTTCTTCCACGCCCGCGCCGGAGGCGGCCTCTTGGTCTCGCTGCGCTGGCGGATCTTGCTGCGGATCGAGGCCAACAACACCGTGATCTTCACGGAGGACTCCTACGACAACGTCCAGACCTACTACGGAGGGCTCGGAACCTACTTCTGA